One window of Dyadobacter sandarakinus genomic DNA carries:
- a CDS encoding deoxynucleoside kinase, whose translation MHIAIIGNIGAGKTTLTQMLGDYYKWDVMFEAVEGNPYLADFYVDMERWAFNLQVFFLNSRFAQVQKIRAATYATIVQDRTIYEDAFIFARNLYDSGIMAERDYQTYLLLFESIIRTVSHPDLLIYLKADIPKLVSQIKKRGRDFEASISVDYLESLNRYYEDFANRYEHGKIIEFDVNNMDFASNPDDFTHIVTRLNKELFYL comes from the coding sequence ATGCACATAGCGATCATCGGGAACATCGGCGCCGGCAAAACTACATTGACGCAAATGCTGGGGGATTATTACAAATGGGATGTGATGTTTGAAGCGGTAGAAGGGAATCCGTACCTGGCGGATTTTTACGTGGATATGGAACGCTGGGCATTTAACCTGCAGGTATTCTTTCTGAACAGCCGGTTTGCGCAGGTGCAGAAGATCCGCGCTGCTACCTATGCTACCATCGTGCAGGACCGGACGATTTACGAGGATGCCTTTATTTTTGCAAGAAACCTGTATGACTCGGGCATTATGGCCGAGCGCGACTACCAGACCTATCTGCTGCTTTTCGAGTCGATCATCCGTACGGTGTCCCATCCCGACCTGCTCATTTACCTGAAAGCGGATATTCCGAAGCTGGTTTCGCAGATCAAAAAACGCGGCCGGGACTTTGAAGCGTCCATTTCGGTTGACTATCTCGAAAGCCTGAACCGCTACTACGAAGACTTTGCAAACCGCTATGAACACGGTAAGATCATCGAGTTTGATGTTAATAACATGGACTTTGCTTCCAATCCTGACGATTTCACGCACATTGTAACCAGGTTGAACAAGGAGCTGTTTTACCTCTGA
- the trhO gene encoding oxygen-dependent tRNA uridine(34) hydroxylase TrhO, with the protein MKPYRVILYYCYSPIADPDAYRDEHHLFCVEHNLLGRIIVAPEGLNGTVSGTVEDCEAYMEYVRSDERFSSVQFKIEEHDTIAFQKLHVRVKDEIVNSDLHVNPLVRTGKHLEPSEFRKLINDPDVVLVDMRSDYEHEVGKFKGAITFDMHNLRELPDHVHEIEHLKDKKIVTYCTGGIKCEKASAYLLEQGFTDVYQLHGGIIRYGLEEGGENFDGKCYVFDNRITVDVNKVNPTVISTCYICHTACDRMVNCANPECNNHVPICEACAEQMEGACTEECKSHPAKRVYNGTGYYVAQSNHYHPMQGLKSQKKTIKHLKLAAQNTGTV; encoded by the coding sequence ATGAAACCTTACCGGGTGATTTTGTACTACTGCTACTCACCCATTGCCGATCCGGACGCTTACCGCGACGAGCATCATTTATTTTGTGTGGAACATAACCTGCTGGGCAGGATCATCGTCGCACCCGAAGGTCTCAATGGTACTGTTTCGGGTACGGTTGAAGATTGTGAGGCTTACATGGAGTACGTCCGGTCGGATGAACGTTTCAGCAGCGTGCAGTTTAAGATAGAGGAGCACGATACCATAGCATTCCAGAAACTGCATGTCCGCGTGAAGGACGAGATCGTTAACTCCGACCTGCATGTAAATCCGCTTGTAAGAACCGGGAAACACCTGGAACCTTCGGAATTCAGGAAGCTGATCAACGATCCCGACGTGGTACTGGTAGACATGCGTTCGGATTACGAGCATGAAGTGGGCAAATTCAAGGGGGCGATTACTTTTGATATGCACAACCTGCGCGAGCTGCCCGACCACGTACACGAGATTGAACATTTGAAGGATAAAAAAATAGTTACCTATTGTACGGGCGGTATCAAATGCGAAAAAGCAAGTGCTTACCTGCTCGAACAGGGCTTTACGGACGTATACCAGCTGCACGGCGGCATTATCCGGTACGGGCTGGAAGAAGGCGGCGAGAACTTTGACGGGAAATGCTACGTGTTTGATAACCGGATTACGGTAGATGTGAACAAGGTGAATCCAACCGTGATCTCCACTTGTTATATCTGCCACACAGCCTGTGACCGGATGGTGAACTGTGCCAATCCGGAGTGCAATAATCATGTACCTATTTGTGAGGCCTGCGCAGAACAAATGGAAGGCGCATGCACCGAGGAATGCAAATCACACCCGGCCAAACGCGTGTACAATGGTACGGGCTACTACGTGGCCCAAAGCAATCACTACCACCCGATGCAAGGGCTGAAAAGTCAGAAAAAGACAATCAAGCACCTGAAACTGGCCGCTCAGAATACCGGAACCGTTTAG
- a CDS encoding GNAT family N-acetyltransferase — translation MPSFTIKAATPGDIPVIISIQEKTWEPTYRDILSQEQIAYMFGKIYAPAALLTQFEEGQRFVILCNNSVPAGFAAFSEETPGCFKLHKIYVLPAEQGSGAGRFLLENVEQLVRQSGARILSLNVNRYNKALTFYERQGFVVVAEKDIPIGPYWMNDYILEKQLI, via the coding sequence ATGCCTTCATTCACAATAAAAGCAGCCACTCCCGGAGATATCCCCGTCATCATCAGCATACAGGAAAAAACATGGGAACCTACTTACCGTGACATACTTAGCCAGGAGCAGATAGCCTATATGTTCGGTAAAATTTACGCACCTGCCGCCCTGCTCACTCAGTTTGAAGAAGGCCAGCGTTTTGTAATCCTCTGCAACAATTCCGTTCCTGCAGGATTTGCCGCTTTCTCGGAGGAAACACCAGGCTGCTTCAAGTTACACAAGATTTACGTATTGCCGGCTGAGCAGGGTTCCGGGGCCGGGCGCTTCCTGCTTGAAAATGTAGAACAACTGGTGAGACAGTCCGGTGCGCGGATACTCTCACTCAATGTCAACCGGTACAACAAAGCCCTGACATTTTACGAACGCCAGGGCTTTGTTGTTGTTGCCGAAAAAGATATCCCGATCGGGCCGTACTGGATGAACGACTACATTCTCGAAAAACAATTGATCTAA
- the surE gene encoding 5'/3'-nucleotidase SurE — protein sequence MKPLILVTNDDGITSKGIRTLVETMQTIGDVVVVAPNSPQSGMGHAITIGEPLRLYETHIFDQVTEYECSGTPADCVKLAKNYVLQDRKPDLVVSGINHGSNSSISVLYSGTMSAAIEAAIEGIPAIGFSLNDFREDADFSHATELIRQITETALQNGIPTGVALNVNIPAKSDVPLRGVKICRQAKAKWQEKFDYRVDPHGRGYLWMAGDFVNFDTEKEDTDVWALENNYISVVPCQYDLTDYGTLNTLATWDL from the coding sequence ATGAAACCCCTTATTTTAGTGACCAACGACGATGGTATAACGTCAAAAGGAATCCGAACACTGGTAGAAACCATGCAGACCATCGGCGACGTGGTGGTAGTGGCGCCCAACAGTCCGCAGTCGGGCATGGGACATGCGATTACAATTGGTGAGCCCTTGCGCCTGTATGAAACGCATATATTTGATCAGGTTACCGAGTATGAATGCTCCGGAACGCCGGCCGACTGTGTGAAGCTGGCCAAAAATTATGTTTTACAGGACCGTAAACCGGATCTTGTGGTGAGCGGCATTAATCATGGCAGTAACAGCTCGATCAGCGTTTTGTATTCGGGTACAATGTCAGCTGCCATTGAAGCAGCGATTGAAGGAATACCAGCTATTGGGTTCTCGCTCAATGACTTCCGGGAAGATGCTGATTTCAGCCATGCGACGGAGCTCATCAGGCAGATCACCGAAACGGCCCTTCAAAATGGCATTCCTACAGGTGTAGCATTGAACGTGAATATTCCTGCGAAAAGTGATGTGCCACTGAGAGGCGTGAAAATCTGCCGGCAGGCCAAAGCCAAATGGCAGGAAAAATTCGACTACCGCGTGGACCCGCATGGACGCGGATACCTGTGGATGGCGGGTGATTTTGTAAATTTTGATACCGAAAAAGAAGATACTGACGTGTGGGCGCTGGAAAACAATTACATTTCTGTGGTTCCGTGCCAGTACGACCTGACGGACTATGGGACATTGAATACGCTGGCAACCTGGGATTTATAA
- a CDS encoding GH3 family domain-containing protein, translated as MALVGSLLKKGIHFSNIVANRRKASLHQQQKKTLARLLAKARYTEFGEKYNFDELLSSILFGEKGAFYELYKTSVPIYDYNKIFNEWWHKSLEGEKDVCWPGQIKYYALSSGTSEAATKHIPVTRAMSKAIQKTSIRQILSLGHYKDLPTDTYEKGILMLGGSTNLNNQDRHFEGDLSGIQAKQIPYWFRPYYKPGEKIASQRDWGLKLEEITKQAHEWDIGFVVGVPAWIQLLMEKIIAHYQVKTIHDIWPNLQVFAHGGVSFEPYRKGFEKLLARPLIYINTYLASEGFIAYQTRPGALGMELVCDNGLFFEFIPFNQENFDSDGNLQAEPETLMVDQVEVGKEYALLMSTCSGAWRYLIGDTVKFVDKVRGEIVITGRTKHYLSLCGEHLSVDNMNKAVDLVSDELGLTVKEFTVCGVTHGSLFAHHWYVGVEEENVDAEKLKELLDARLSELNDDYAVERRHALKDIFVTVLPNQVFYDWMESKGKMGGQHKFPRVFKNFLIEDWKGFLKSKGYDPE; from the coding sequence ATGGCATTAGTAGGTAGTTTATTAAAGAAAGGGATTCATTTCAGCAATATCGTTGCTAACCGCAGAAAGGCCAGTCTTCATCAGCAGCAAAAAAAGACCCTCGCCCGACTTCTGGCGAAGGCCCGGTACACCGAGTTCGGGGAGAAATACAACTTCGACGAACTGCTCTCGTCCATTCTCTTTGGGGAAAAAGGCGCATTTTATGAGCTCTACAAGACCTCAGTGCCCATTTACGACTACAATAAGATCTTTAACGAATGGTGGCACAAGTCACTTGAAGGTGAAAAGGATGTGTGCTGGCCCGGCCAGATCAAGTACTATGCACTGAGCTCCGGTACTTCGGAAGCGGCTACGAAGCATATTCCTGTTACCAGGGCCATGTCGAAAGCCATACAGAAAACGAGCATCCGCCAGATTCTTTCGCTGGGACATTACAAGGATCTTCCTACCGATACTTACGAAAAAGGGATCCTGATGCTGGGCGGAAGTACCAACCTCAACAACCAGGACAGGCATTTCGAAGGGGATCTCAGCGGAATCCAGGCTAAGCAAATTCCCTACTGGTTCAGGCCGTATTACAAGCCGGGTGAGAAGATCGCCTCTCAGCGCGACTGGGGCCTTAAACTGGAAGAAATTACCAAACAAGCCCATGAATGGGATATCGGATTTGTGGTAGGTGTTCCTGCTTGGATCCAGCTTTTGATGGAGAAGATCATTGCACATTACCAGGTCAAAACCATTCACGACATTTGGCCCAATCTGCAGGTTTTTGCGCATGGCGGCGTTTCCTTTGAACCTTACCGGAAAGGTTTTGAAAAGCTGCTCGCACGACCCTTAATCTACATCAACACCTATCTTGCTTCTGAAGGCTTCATCGCTTATCAGACCCGCCCGGGCGCACTTGGTATGGAACTGGTGTGCGACAATGGGTTATTTTTCGAATTTATTCCGTTCAACCAGGAAAACTTTGATTCGGACGGCAACCTGCAGGCCGAGCCGGAAACGCTCATGGTAGATCAGGTGGAGGTTGGAAAAGAATATGCCCTGCTCATGTCCACGTGCTCCGGCGCGTGGCGCTATCTGATTGGCGACACGGTCAAGTTTGTGGATAAAGTAAGAGGCGAAATCGTGATCACAGGCCGTACCAAGCATTATCTAAGCCTCTGCGGCGAGCACCTTTCGGTAGACAATATGAACAAGGCTGTGGACCTGGTGTCCGATGAGCTGGGACTTACGGTAAAAGAGTTCACGGTTTGCGGGGTAACGCACGGCTCCCTGTTTGCGCATCATTGGTATGTAGGGGTAGAAGAGGAAAATGTCGATGCCGAAAAGCTCAAAGAACTGCTGGATGCCCGCCTGTCCGAACTCAATGATGACTATGCAGTAGAGCGAAGGCATGCATTGAAGGACATTTTTGTGACCGTACTTCCCAATCAGGTTTTTTATGACTGGATGGAATCCAAGGGTAAAATGGGAGGGCAGCACAAGTTTCCAAGGGTATTTAAGAATTTCCTGATTGAAGACTGGAAGGGTTTTCTGAAGAGCAAAGGATATGATCCTGAGTAA
- a CDS encoding DUF4136 domain-containing protein, which produces MKRNMILLGMLTLLSWAAFAQNPGQSEIKTGTTATYNWIVPDMKSAQNPMYNSSFSRRRIQTALDEALAGRGMARDTHNPDYLLQFHTFTQRVRKNYYGGAGYPMMGWGRFGWGMPYYGGFGYYGGAYGGGYPYSTTGTDGTLVLDLVDAKSGNIIWQKAISGDVTNPNRLDKQINKGVKKLMKNFPVNRG; this is translated from the coding sequence ATGAAACGCAACATGATTTTGCTGGGTATGCTGACCCTACTGAGCTGGGCAGCATTTGCACAAAATCCCGGCCAGTCCGAAATAAAAACCGGCACGACAGCCACTTACAACTGGATCGTGCCAGACATGAAGTCAGCTCAAAACCCGATGTACAACAGCTCGTTTTCGCGCAGGCGCATTCAAACCGCCCTGGATGAGGCGCTGGCGGGCAGGGGAATGGCCAGGGATACACATAACCCGGATTACCTCCTGCAATTCCACACCTTTACACAGCGGGTACGTAAAAACTACTACGGCGGAGCAGGTTACCCGATGATGGGCTGGGGCCGGTTTGGCTGGGGAATGCCTTACTATGGTGGTTTCGGCTACTATGGTGGCGCTTACGGCGGCGGTTACCCCTACTCGACCACCGGTACCGACGGCACGCTGGTACTCGACCTGGTAGATGCCAAATCCGGAAATATCATCTGGCAAAAGGCGATCAGCGGGGATGTTACCAACCCCAACCGGCTCGACAAGCAGATTAACAAGGGTGTCAAAAAGCTAATGAAAAACTTCCCTGTAAACCGGGGCTAA
- a CDS encoding Do family serine endopeptidase gives MIQTRKFRQIASVAVISAFLGGTSLAAYEHFGKPDTISTWVDKATPLVRPARLDDKTLPAGVAMIPADFTVASKKATASVVHIKATLKPERNVSQMEIPDAFRDFFGDRNPFEQQNPRGRGEKAKASGSGVIINPDGYIVTNNHVIQGAESLEVTLFDKHTYKAKVIGSDPNTDIALIKIDAKNLPALAFGNSENVEVGQWVLAVGNPYNLTSTVTAGIVSAKGRSINILGENAKAPIESFIQTDAAVNPGNSGGALVDLNGNLIGINTAIASQTGSFAGYSFAVPASIAHKVVEDISKYGSVQRGYLGVNISEVDAEKVRTFNLKVDEGVRVENFAAESAAKDAGMKVGDVITKIDGREINSVPQLQEAIAQHKPSDKVNVTVNRDGAVKTMDVTLKGISEVAAIKETSSAVMEQLGVSLKDLTSQQKKEYGLEAGVQVAQISAGKVRQNTDMEEGFVITKIDKTPVGNVKDAIELLKGKKGGVMIEGVYPGNEEVQYYAIGL, from the coding sequence ATGATCCAAACTCGTAAATTCAGACAAATCGCATCAGTTGCTGTTATCTCCGCCTTTTTGGGCGGAACTTCGTTGGCAGCCTATGAGCATTTCGGCAAACCCGATACGATATCCACCTGGGTTGACAAAGCCACACCGCTTGTTCGCCCTGCCCGTCTTGACGACAAAACTTTACCAGCCGGCGTAGCCATGATCCCGGCAGATTTCACGGTTGCTTCCAAGAAAGCTACCGCTTCCGTAGTGCACATCAAGGCTACTCTGAAGCCTGAGCGGAATGTAAGTCAAATGGAGATTCCGGATGCATTCCGTGACTTTTTTGGTGACCGCAATCCTTTTGAACAACAAAATCCAAGAGGCCGCGGCGAGAAAGCCAAAGCTTCGGGCTCGGGTGTGATTATTAATCCCGACGGCTACATTGTGACCAATAACCACGTGATCCAGGGCGCTGAGTCGCTGGAAGTCACATTGTTTGATAAACACACCTATAAAGCGAAGGTGATCGGCAGCGACCCGAATACGGACATTGCCCTGATCAAGATTGATGCCAAAAACCTGCCTGCACTTGCATTCGGCAACTCTGAAAATGTAGAGGTAGGCCAGTGGGTACTCGCCGTAGGCAATCCCTATAACCTGACCTCGACGGTAACAGCGGGCATTGTCAGTGCCAAAGGCCGCAGTATCAATATATTAGGTGAAAATGCAAAAGCACCTATCGAATCCTTCATCCAAACCGACGCTGCGGTCAACCCGGGTAACTCGGGGGGCGCACTGGTGGATCTGAATGGAAACCTGATCGGTATCAATACAGCTATCGCCAGCCAGACAGGCTCATTTGCGGGGTATTCGTTTGCAGTACCTGCCAGCATTGCGCACAAGGTCGTGGAGGATATTTCCAAATATGGCTCGGTACAGCGCGGCTACCTGGGCGTGAACATCAGCGAGGTGGATGCCGAGAAAGTTAGGACCTTTAACCTGAAAGTGGACGAAGGCGTGCGCGTGGAAAACTTTGCTGCCGAAAGCGCTGCCAAAGACGCGGGTATGAAAGTAGGCGACGTGATCACCAAAATTGATGGCCGCGAGATCAACAGTGTACCGCAACTGCAGGAAGCGATTGCACAGCACAAGCCTTCTGACAAGGTAAATGTTACCGTAAACCGCGATGGAGCCGTAAAAACAATGGATGTAACATTGAAAGGCATTTCGGAGGTAGCTGCTATCAAGGAAACTTCCTCAGCGGTTATGGAGCAGCTGGGCGTATCACTTAAAGACCTGACCAGCCAGCAAAAAAAGGAATACGGACTGGAAGCCGGGGTACAGGTAGCCCAGATCAGCGCCGGTAAAGTGCGCCAGAATACGGACATGGAGGAAGGTTTTGTAATTACCAAAATCGATAAAACGCCCGTAGGCAATGTAAAAGATGCAATTGAATTGCTGAAAGGCAAAAAAGGTGGTGTGATGATCGAGGGAGTGTATCCCGGCAACGAAGAAGTGCAGTATTACGCCATCGGATTGTAA
- a CDS encoding sensor histidine kinase, with protein sequence MNLLERIFRYQIVASLVILLLGAGLFFLSVRYLIDEEVNKELLRSKVKVSWQLRHIDTLPVYILQLGDSLQLQPVRYPGKMIAVERRMYNANERQYHPYRQLIFYEQVEGQWYRVILSKLLDQRQQLMKAVVMTVTFIVALLLVSMLMLNSWLSERLWRPFYRTLNALDKYQLEKHEVLEFSRTRTTEFTQLNQTLTQFTERLAASYQNLKEFTENASHEIQTPLAVILSKIEGMIQDETLSESQLVSLSEVSEAANRLSRLNQALLLLTKIENRQFLAGTEPVNLTPIIHRKLRDLEDLIEQRNITVSTKLEPVGPVMHQALAEILVNNLLTNAIRYNVEDGKIEIQLTPGKLTVCNTGRPIQGDPELLFERFRKESTHSASLGLGLALAKTICQVNGQTLTYRVQDEWHMLTVTW encoded by the coding sequence ATGAACCTCCTGGAACGCATATTCCGCTACCAGATCGTGGCATCGCTCGTCATACTGCTGCTCGGGGCCGGACTTTTTTTCCTGTCGGTGCGGTACCTGATCGATGAGGAGGTAAATAAGGAACTGCTGCGGAGCAAGGTGAAGGTGAGCTGGCAGCTACGGCATATTGATACGCTTCCCGTGTACATACTGCAGCTGGGCGACAGCCTGCAGTTGCAGCCGGTGCGTTATCCGGGAAAAATGATTGCAGTGGAGCGGCGGATGTATAATGCAAATGAACGACAGTACCATCCCTACCGCCAGCTGATATTTTACGAGCAGGTAGAGGGCCAATGGTACCGGGTAATACTCAGCAAACTGCTGGACCAAAGGCAGCAACTCATGAAGGCCGTGGTCATGACGGTTACTTTCATTGTCGCATTGCTGCTGGTATCCATGCTGATGCTGAACAGCTGGCTGAGCGAGCGGCTATGGAGACCATTTTACAGAACATTAAATGCATTGGACAAGTACCAGCTTGAAAAGCATGAGGTACTTGAATTTTCGAGAACACGCACAACAGAATTTACCCAGCTCAACCAAACCCTGACCCAGTTCACGGAAAGGCTGGCAGCAAGCTATCAGAACCTGAAAGAATTTACGGAAAATGCTTCGCACGAGATACAAACGCCGCTGGCGGTGATCCTGTCCAAGATTGAGGGGATGATCCAGGATGAAACACTGAGCGAGTCGCAGCTCGTAAGCCTGTCGGAAGTGAGTGAGGCCGCCAACCGGCTGTCGCGCCTGAACCAGGCACTGCTGCTGCTGACGAAAATAGAAAACCGGCAATTTCTGGCTGGCACCGAGCCAGTCAATCTGACGCCCATCATCCATCGTAAGTTACGTGACCTGGAAGATCTGATTGAGCAGCGGAACATTACCGTAAGTACAAAGCTGGAACCGGTTGGCCCGGTCATGCACCAGGCATTGGCAGAAATACTGGTCAACAACCTGCTTACGAATGCAATCCGTTACAATGTGGAGGATGGAAAAATAGAAATACAGCTTACCCCGGGCAAACTTACGGTATGTAACACGGGCAGGCCCATCCAGGGTGATCCGGAGCTTTTATTTGAAAGGTTCAGGAAGGAAAGTACACATTCGGCCTCGCTGGGACTGGGGCTTGCGCTGGCAAAAACGATTTGCCAGGTCAACGGACAAACACTGACTTACCGGGTACAGGACGAGTGGCACATGCTCACGGTTACCTGGTAA
- a CDS encoding response regulator transcription factor, protein MKLLLIEDEKALATSIQNYFQRENFVCEWAPDYGTAMEKIHVYEYDCVLVDLMLPDGDGLQAVRELKRKSPETGIIIISAKNSLDDRIVGLNLGSDDYLTKPFHLSELNARVQAVIRRRNFQGNQQIGFGKIHIDPQEHSVAVDGYEIILTRKEYDLLVYLIANKNRVLTKESIAEHLWGDDADLMDNFDFIYTHIKNLRKKLMDKGCPDYLKSIYGVGYKFSEQ, encoded by the coding sequence ATGAAACTGTTGCTTATCGAAGATGAAAAGGCCCTGGCCACCAGCATTCAGAATTACTTCCAGCGGGAGAATTTCGTATGTGAATGGGCACCTGACTATGGTACGGCCATGGAGAAAATTCATGTTTACGAATACGACTGCGTGCTCGTGGACCTGATGCTGCCCGACGGTGACGGACTTCAGGCCGTGCGGGAATTGAAAAGGAAGTCTCCCGAAACAGGCATTATCATCATTTCAGCCAAAAACTCACTGGACGACCGCATTGTGGGGCTCAACCTGGGCTCGGACGATTACCTGACCAAGCCATTTCACTTATCGGAACTCAATGCCAGGGTACAGGCCGTGATCCGAAGGAGGAACTTTCAGGGCAACCAGCAGATAGGGTTCGGGAAGATCCATATTGACCCTCAGGAACATTCCGTGGCTGTGGACGGGTATGAAATTATCCTTACCCGCAAGGAATATGACCTGCTGGTTTACCTGATCGCGAACAAGAACCGGGTTTTGACCAAAGAATCAATTGCAGAGCATCTTTGGGGCGACGATGCGGATTTGATGGACAACTTTGATTTTATTTATACACACATTAAAAACCTGAGAAAAAAACTGATGGACAAAGGCTGTCCCGATTACCTGAAATCCATTTATGGCGTAGGTTACAAATTCAGTGAGCAATGA
- a CDS encoding alpha/beta hydrolase: MHLRLFLSLLFLVPFTPATAQLTYYADLLGHGFQQATVVQPSDYEGSVTCTIIRKPAPARSNKAVLYVHGFNDYFFQEEMADKFNAQGYNFYAVDLRKSGRSWLAHQKLNNVRDLAEYFPDLDTALAVIRQEGSSKILLSAHDLGGLTAALYADARRGKELFDAVLLNSPMFALNVKSPTFIIRRAEKNPDGDTDAGISSLYGESLHETAHGTWRYNLSWKPIEVPPVSYGWVRAVALGLEKLDKGLQIERPVLVLHAAGFIDEKKWSDAFFSGDAVTNINDIETRARNIQGQYSIQAVPGGMHDLILSREPARDEVYSTMLNWARRVIR; the protein is encoded by the coding sequence ATGCATCTCAGATTATTCCTGTCACTGCTGTTTTTGGTGCCTTTTACGCCCGCCACGGCGCAGCTGACCTACTATGCAGACTTGCTCGGACATGGATTTCAGCAAGCCACGGTCGTGCAGCCGTCCGACTATGAAGGCAGCGTGACCTGTACCATCATCCGCAAGCCCGCGCCCGCCCGGAGCAATAAGGCGGTCCTGTATGTGCATGGCTTCAACGATTACTTTTTTCAGGAAGAAATGGCGGACAAGTTCAATGCGCAAGGTTACAACTTCTATGCGGTGGACCTGCGGAAATCCGGACGGTCGTGGCTTGCTCACCAGAAGCTGAACAACGTGCGCGACCTTGCCGAGTACTTCCCCGACCTTGATACCGCACTCGCCGTCATCAGACAGGAAGGTAGCAGCAAAATATTGCTCAGCGCCCATGATCTTGGCGGGCTTACCGCAGCCTTGTATGCAGATGCGCGCCGGGGAAAGGAGCTTTTTGACGCAGTATTGCTCAATAGTCCGATGTTCGCGTTGAATGTAAAATCGCCCACCTTCATCATCAGGCGCGCGGAGAAAAATCCGGACGGTGACACCGATGCGGGAATCAGTTCCTTGTACGGCGAAAGCCTGCATGAGACGGCACACGGCACCTGGCGCTATAATCTGAGCTGGAAACCGATCGAGGTTCCGCCTGTCAGCTACGGCTGGGTGCGGGCTGTTGCGCTCGGACTTGAAAAACTGGACAAAGGCTTGCAGATCGAGCGGCCCGTGCTGGTGCTGCATGCCGCCGGATTCATTGACGAAAAAAAATGGAGCGACGCATTTTTCTCCGGTGATGCGGTCACCAACATCAATGACATTGAAACCCGTGCACGGAACATCCAGGGGCAGTACAGCATCCAGGCCGTACCCGGAGGCATGCACGACCTCATCCTCTCCCGCGAGCCTGCCCGCGATGAGGTATACTCCACGATGCTGAACTGGGCACGAAGGGTAATCCGGTAA